A stretch of the Argentina anserina chromosome 6, drPotAnse1.1, whole genome shotgun sequence genome encodes the following:
- the LOC126798669 gene encoding LOW QUALITY PROTEIN: G-type lectin S-receptor-like serine/threonine-protein kinase At4g27290 (The sequence of the model RefSeq protein was modified relative to this genomic sequence to represent the inferred CDS: inserted 3 bases in 2 codons; substituted 1 base at 1 genomic stop codon), producing the protein MEKKKKQKLTKRLANMLHTRQQDRNEECQDGNLELPLFSFSTIVDATNNFSAANKLGKGGFGPVYKGKFIEGQEXGVKRLSKCTRQGIKEFKNEVLCISKLQHRNLVKLLGCCIEGQERLLIYEYMPNKSLDFFIFDEQQSIILDWPKRFHIIRGIARGLLXLHHDSRLRIIHRDLKASNILLDYELNPKISDFGIARSFGGDETEANTKRVVGTYGYMSPEYAIDGVFSVKSDVFSFGVLVLEIVSGKKNRGFSHPDHKLNLLGHAWRLFIEGKPFELVHASMKNDNTSNMSEVXRSVHVALLCVQQSPEDRPNMSTVVLMLSSDDITLPRPKQPGFFTEMHLLCTASSSSQHESSSSNRLSFSLEAR; encoded by the exons atggagaagaagaagaaacagaaGCTGACTAAGAGATTAG CAAATATGTTGCATACTCGACAGCAAGACCGCAATGAAGAATGCCAAGATGGAAATCTAGAGCTACCATTATTTAGTTTTAGTACAATAGTAGATGCCACCAACAACTTTTCTGCTGCTAACAAGCTTGGAAAGGGTGGTTTTGGCCCAGTTTATAAG GGAAAATTTATAGAGGGGCAAGA AGGGGTCAAAAGGCTTTCAAAATGTACAAGACAGGGAATCAAAGAGTTCAAGAATGAAGTATTATGCATTTCCAAACTTCAGCACCGCAACCTTGTGAAGCTTCTAGGATGTTGCATTGAAGGCCAAGAGAGGTTGTTGATATATGAATACATGCCCAACAAGAGCTTAGACTTCTTCATATTTG ATGAACAACAAAGTATAATTCTGGATTGGCCTAAGCGCTTCCACATTATCAGAGGGATAGCTAGAGGGTTAC TCCTTCATCACGATTCCAGACTGAGGATAATCCACCGTGATCTAAAAGCTAGCAATATTTTACTAGACTATGAACTGAATCCGAAAATCTCAGATTTTGGCATTGCTAGAAGTTTTGGAGGAGATGAAACTGAAGCAAATACAAAGAGAGTGGTTGGAACATA TGGTTACATGTCTCCGGAATATGCAATTGATGGTGTCTTCTCGGTGAAATCTGATGTCTTCAGCTTTGGTGTGTTGGTACTTGAGATAGTGAGTGGAAAGAAAAACAGAGGATTTTCTCACCCTGACCACAAGCTTAACCTTCTTGGACAT GCCTGGAGGCTCTTCATAGAAGGCAAGCCATTTGAACTAGTGCATGCATCTATGAAGAACGATAACACCAGCAATATGTCAGAGGTATAACGATCAGTCCATGTGGCTCTATTATGTGTGCAACAGAGTCCAGAAGACAGGCCTAATATGTCAACCGTGGTTCTGATGCTAAGTAGTGATGATATTACGCTGCCACGTCCAAAACAACCAGGCTTCTTCACGGAAATGCATCTTTTATGTACGGCTTCCTCTTCAAGTCAGCATGAGAGTTCTTCATCCAACAGACTATCTTTTTCACTAGAGGCCCGATAG